One Vigna unguiculata cultivar IT97K-499-35 chromosome 7, ASM411807v1, whole genome shotgun sequence genomic region harbors:
- the LOC114190425 gene encoding uncharacterized protein LOC114190425 — MEIESVKCECCGLKEDCTQDYITEVKSKFDGKWLCGLCSEAVRDEVSYGGKKTSPAMDEAVKAHMSFCRKFKSNPAVRVADGMRQMLRRRSGDLSQSPSSSKKYTRSTTTSQVGDSSTFRLY, encoded by the coding sequence ATGGAGATTGAGTCAGTGAAGTGCGAGTGTTGTGGGTTGAAGGAGGATTGCACCCAAGACTACATCACCGAAGTAAAGTCCAAGTTCGATGGAAAATGGTTATGTGGGTTGTGCTCTGAAGCAGTGAGAGACGAAGTGAGCTATGGAGGGAAAAAAACATCACCGGCCATGGATGAAGCTGTGAAGGCTCACATGTCATTCTGCCGCAAGTTCAAATCAAACCCTGCCGTTAGAGTGGCTGATGGGATGAGACAGATGCTGAGGAGAAGGTCCGGTGACCTTTCACAATCTCCGTCTTCATCAAAGAAGTATACAAGGTCAACCACCACTTCTCAAGTCGGAGATTCTTCAACTTTCCGTTTATACTGA
- the LOC114192205 gene encoding uncharacterized protein LOC114192205: MGTVFVQSKSKSKSSSWEEDNRESSCYFPGCKKDANCNCEMCLASINATLDLMPTSVHKSTLTKFSKPHKINNVLCTPLSFDASVVSTPRSSSFQLSSSTPLSRSSSRSDSTHEMEKQTMRQETSAFSFFRLLLLFGLFISADLVFSSVVSGVFKPAFSPHVVKRVSEKCSRVSDLNGKLRLLHTELTSVVVGQVSNCSFTDISSWEISQDGLLLNSRCTMYKSATEEVTIWGWPLQTAGLLTNGFSTRTFTLLSGRVTQWNGGQGGYLIRKGNTSWMQPKWGASAVQLDPNTWVLEYQRSSIIDGTRLYSAVLEFLKFRISRIVGRLKKDFWLSVAFEDNRYNGFTANKKAQIPT, translated from the exons ATGGGAACAGTCTTTGTGCAATCAAAGTCAAAATCAAAATCCAGCTCATGGGAAGAAGATAACCGTGAGAGCAGCTGCTACTTTCCTGGTTGCAAGAAAGATGCCAATTGCAATTGCGAAATGTGTTTGGCCAGCATCAATGCCACCCTCGATCTCATGCCCACCAGCGTCCACAAAAGCACCCTCACCAAGTTCTCTAAACCCCACAAAATCAACAACGTTCTCTGCACCCCTCTCTCCTTCGATGCCTCTGTTGTGTCCACTCCCCGATCCAGTTCGTTTCAGCTCTCATCATCCACTCCTCTATCCAGATCAAGTTCCAGATCAGACTCCACCCACGAAATGGAGAAGCAGACCATGAGACAAGAAACCTCTGCTTTCAGTTTCTTCAGGTTGCTTCTCCTTTTTGGATTATTTATATCTGCGGACCTTGTTTTCTCCTCGGTGGTCTCTGGGGTTTTCAAGCCTGCTTTCTCGCCGCATGTGGTCAAAAGGGTCAGTGAGAAATGTAGCCGAGTGAGTGATTTGAATGGAAAGCTGAGGCTTTTGCACACAGAGTTGACAAGTGTGGTTGTTGGGCAAGTTTCAAATTGCAGTTTCACTGATATCTCATCGTGGGAAATCAGCCAG GATGGTCTGCTATTGAATTCAAGGTGTACAATGTACAAATCTGCTACAGAAGAGGTAACAATTTGGGGATGGCCTTTGCAAACAGCAGGATTGCTCACAAATGGGTTCTCTACTCGAACATTCACTCTTTTATCAGGAAGAGTCACTCAG TGGAATGGTGGACAAGGAGGCTATTTGATTCGGAAGGGAAATACTTCATGGATGCAACCAAAATGGGGTGCTTCAGCAGTGCAATTAGACCCAAATACTTGGGTTCTTGAATATCAAAGGAGCTCTATTATTGATGGTACAAGGTTGTATTCTGCAGTATTGGAGTTCCTCAAGTTTAGGATTTCAAGAATTGTCGGCAGACTGAAGAAAGATTTCTGGCTGTCTGTGGCATTTGAAGATAACCGCTACAATGGATTCACTGCAAACAAAAAGGCTCAAATCCCAACTTGA